A genome region from Paracoccus stylophorae includes the following:
- a CDS encoding DUF1045 domain-containing protein — protein sequence MRDWRRFAIYYTATGPLAEFGATWLGWDIATGQPVPPPGRGKARPARIEALTRTPRRYGFHATLKPPFRLAQGCREPDLLASLRALAAGQPPVALPGGLVLAALDGFSALIPAAPCQDLQDLAARVVAGVDDFRAPLTPQDRARRNPDRLTPRQVQLLDEWGYPWVMDQFRFHMTLGGRLSPVAVEALIASLRPHLAPFLPDPQLIDALTLVGEDAEGRFHQIERAPLNG from the coding sequence ATGCGCGATTGGCGGCGTTTCGCGATCTACTACACCGCCACCGGGCCGCTGGCCGAATTCGGGGCGACATGGCTGGGTTGGGACATCGCCACCGGCCAGCCGGTTCCGCCCCCCGGACGCGGCAAGGCCCGGCCCGCGCGGATCGAGGCGCTGACCCGGACCCCCCGCCGCTATGGCTTTCACGCCACGCTGAAGCCGCCCTTCCGTCTGGCCCAAGGCTGCCGCGAACCCGACCTGCTGGCAAGCCTGCGGGCGCTGGCCGCCGGCCAGCCGCCCGTCGCCCTGCCCGGCGGGCTGGTTCTTGCGGCGCTGGACGGGTTTTCGGCGCTGATCCCGGCCGCGCCCTGCCAGGATTTGCAGGATCTGGCGGCGCGGGTCGTGGCCGGGGTGGACGATTTCCGCGCCCCCCTGACGCCGCAGGACCGCGCGCGCCGCAACCCCGACCGGCTGACGCCGCGACAGGTGCAGCTGCTGGACGAATGGGGCTATCCCTGGGTCATGGACCAGTTCCGGTTTCACATGACGCTTGGCGGGCGCCTGTCGCCGGTCGCGGTCGAGGCGCTCATCGCCAGCCTGAGGCCGCATCTTGCGCCGTTCCTGCCCGACCCGCAGCTGATCGACGCGCTGACATTGGTGGGCGAGGACGCGGAGGGCCGGTTCCACCAGATCGAACGCGCGCCTTTGAACGGTTGA
- a CDS encoding sn-glycerol-3-phosphate import ATP-binding protein UgpC — protein sequence MASITLDNLGKVYPGGTRAVGDVNIDIADGEFIVLVGPSGCGKSTLLRMVAGLESITDGEVRIGDRVMNKVEPADRDIAMVFQNYALYPHMSVRQNLAYGLKNRRTPKAEIKRRVDEAAEILQIGQFLDRKPRALSGGQRQRVAMGRAIVREPAAFLFDEPLSNLDAKLRVAMRLEIKELQKRLHTTSLYVTHDQLEAMTLADRLVVLNGGQVEQIGTPLEVYRKPATTFVASFIGSPAMNLIPTSAVPHLPGSGHAALIGIRPEDLDLDRDGPIELHVRAVEELGAQRLVHGQVGGTTDVTVALPSDSDLQDVLRLSAPPAALHRFDAKTGRRLA from the coding sequence TTGGCATCCATCACTCTGGACAATCTTGGCAAGGTCTATCCCGGCGGCACCCGCGCCGTGGGCGACGTGAATATCGACATCGCCGATGGCGAGTTCATCGTCCTGGTCGGCCCCTCGGGCTGCGGCAAGTCCACCCTGCTGCGGATGGTGGCCGGGCTGGAAAGCATCACCGATGGCGAGGTCAGGATCGGCGACCGGGTCATGAACAAGGTCGAACCGGCGGATCGCGACATCGCGATGGTGTTCCAGAACTATGCGCTTTACCCGCATATGTCGGTGCGCCAGAACCTGGCCTACGGTCTGAAGAACCGCCGCACGCCCAAGGCCGAGATCAAGCGCCGCGTCGATGAGGCGGCCGAGATCCTTCAGATCGGCCAGTTCCTCGACCGCAAACCCCGCGCCCTGTCGGGCGGCCAGCGGCAGCGCGTCGCGATGGGGCGGGCGATCGTGCGCGAACCCGCCGCGTTCCTGTTCGATGAACCGCTGTCCAACCTGGATGCCAAGCTGCGCGTGGCCATGCGCCTCGAGATCAAGGAACTGCAAAAGCGGCTGCACACCACATCGCTTTACGTGACCCACGACCAGCTTGAGGCGATGACGCTGGCCGACCGGCTGGTGGTGCTGAACGGCGGTCAGGTCGAACAGATCGGCACCCCGCTGGAGGTCTATCGCAAACCCGCCACGACCTTTGTCGCAAGCTTCATCGGCAGCCCGGCGATGAACCTGATCCCGACCAGCGCCGTGCCGCATCTGCCGGGCAGCGGACACGCCGCCCTGATCGGCATCCGCCCCGAGGATCTGGATCTGGACCGCGACGGCCCGATCGAGCTGCACGTGCGCGCGGTCGAGGAGCTGGGCGCGCAGCGTCTGGTTCACGGCCAGGTCGGCGGCACGACGGATGTGACCGTCGCCCTGCCGTCGGACAGCGACCTTCAGGACGTGCTGCGCCTGTCGGCCCCGCCGGCCGCGCTGCACCGTTTCGACGCAAAGACCGGCAGGCGACTGGCCTGA
- the ugpE gene encoding sn-glycerol-3-phosphate ABC transporter permease UgpE, producing the protein MIENRPGLNALAHLVLILGVVVVGLPLWVAFVASTHTATDFMSGVIPMWPGPHLIENYSRMLESGVSTSGTPPVATMMFNSLIMALAIAIGKIAISILSAFAIVYFRFPLRGLAFWCIFVTLMLPVEVRIVPTFQVVAGLGLLNSYAGLSIPLIASATATFLFRQVFLTMPDELVEAARIDGAGPMKFFRDILLPLSRTNMAALFVILFIYGWNQYLWPLLITTDAQYYTIVAGIKRMADAVDGLPQWHLVMATAVLAMLPPVAVVIGMQKLFVKGLVETEK; encoded by the coding sequence ATGATCGAGAACCGCCCCGGCCTGAACGCGCTGGCCCATCTGGTGCTGATTCTGGGCGTCGTCGTCGTCGGGCTGCCGCTGTGGGTGGCGTTCGTCGCCTCGACCCACACTGCGACGGATTTCATGTCGGGCGTCATCCCGATGTGGCCCGGCCCGCACCTGATCGAGAATTATTCGCGGATGCTGGAATCCGGCGTCTCGACCAGCGGCACCCCGCCCGTCGCCACGATGATGTTCAACAGCCTGATCATGGCGCTGGCCATCGCCATCGGCAAGATCGCCATCTCGATCCTGTCGGCCTTCGCCATCGTCTATTTCCGCTTTCCGCTGCGGGGTCTGGCCTTCTGGTGCATCTTCGTGACGCTGATGCTGCCGGTCGAGGTGCGGATCGTGCCGACCTTCCAGGTGGTCGCCGGGCTTGGCCTGCTGAACAGCTATGCCGGCCTGTCGATCCCGCTGATCGCCAGCGCCACCGCCACCTTCCTGTTCCGCCAGGTGTTCCTGACCATGCCGGACGAATTGGTCGAGGCGGCGCGGATCGACGGGGCGGGGCCGATGAAATTCTTCCGCGACATCCTGCTGCCGCTGTCGCGCACCAACATGGCGGCGCTGTTCGTCATCCTGTTCATCTATGGCTGGAACCAGTATCTGTGGCCGCTGCTGATCACCACCGACGCGCAGTATTACACCATCGTCGCGGGCATCAAGCGGATGGCCGACGCGGTCGATGGCCTGCCCCAGTGGCATCTGGTGATGGCCACCGCCGTGCTGGCGATGCTGCCGCCGGTCGCGGTCGTCATCGGCATGCAGAAACTGTTCGTCAAAGGTCTTGTCGAGACGGAGAAATAA
- the ugpA gene encoding sn-glycerol-3-phosphate ABC transporter permease UgpA, with amino-acid sequence MKRTIFSNQLLPWLLLAPQLAITFIFFLWPAGQAVRQSFLREDAFGIKTSFVGLTNFRALLDSPEYLNSLQVTAIFAVSVTAVSMGTALLLAVAVDRMLKSARVYTTLLVWPYAVAPAVAGILWWFIFNPTVGVMPYVLDVIGYDWNHVSSKTDAMILVVIASAWKQISYNFLFFVAGLQAIPASLREAAAIDGAGPVRRFFDITFPLLSPTTFFLLVVNIVYSMFETFGVIDATTEGGPAQATNIMVYKVYFDGFVGQNIGSSAAQSVILMLLVISLTVIQFRWVEKKVEY; translated from the coding sequence ATGAAGCGCACGATCTTCAGCAATCAACTGCTGCCCTGGCTTCTGCTGGCGCCGCAACTGGCCATCACCTTCATCTTCTTTCTGTGGCCCGCCGGCCAGGCCGTCAGGCAAAGCTTTCTGCGCGAGGATGCGTTCGGCATCAAGACCAGCTTTGTCGGGCTGACCAATTTTCGCGCGCTTCTGGACAGCCCCGAATACCTGAACTCGTTGCAGGTCACGGCGATTTTCGCGGTGTCGGTCACCGCCGTGTCGATGGGCACCGCCCTGCTGCTGGCCGTGGCGGTGGACCGGATGCTGAAATCGGCGCGGGTCTATACGACGCTGCTGGTCTGGCCTTATGCCGTCGCGCCCGCCGTCGCGGGCATCCTGTGGTGGTTCATCTTCAATCCGACGGTCGGGGTCATGCCCTATGTGCTGGATGTCATCGGCTATGACTGGAACCATGTCAGTTCCAAGACCGACGCCATGATCCTGGTCGTGATCGCCAGCGCGTGGAAGCAGATCAGCTACAACTTCCTGTTCTTCGTCGCCGGGCTGCAAGCCATCCCCGCCAGCCTGCGCGAGGCTGCGGCCATCGACGGCGCAGGCCCGGTGCGGCGCTTCTTCGACATCACCTTTCCGCTGCTGTCGCCCACCACCTTCTTCCTGCTGGTCGTCAACATCGTCTATTCGATGTTCGAGACGTTCGGCGTGATCGACGCCACCACCGAGGGCGGCCCGGCCCAGGCCACCAACATCATGGTCTACAAGGTCTATTTCGACGGCTTCGTCGGCCAGAATATCGGCAGTTCGGCGGCGCAGTCGGTGATCCTGATGCTGCTGGTGATCTCGCTGACCGTGATCCAGTTCCGTTGGGTCGAGAAGAAGGTGGAATACTGA
- the ugpB gene encoding sn-glycerol-3-phosphate ABC transporter substrate-binding protein UgpB, whose translation MTRLFTASTVALIASLTAAQAQTDIQWWHAMGGELGTKLEEIVKGFNESQDEYNVMPSYKGTYPETMTAAIAAFRAKEQPAIVQVFEVGTGTMMAAEGAIVPVYQLMQDNDVAFDPEAFLPAVVGYYTDTDGNMLSMPFNSSTPILYYNKDVFEKAGLDPEQPPKTWAEMEEYSKKIIDSGAASCGFTTGWVSWIQTENFSAWHNQPIGTEQNGFGGLDARLTVNGPVQVKHWNNLKRWADEGIFKYGGPVGGDNAPPMFYSQECAMIMNSSASRAGVIANAQDFELGFGMLPYYDDVEGAPQNTIIGGATLWVLSGRPDAEYAGVAKFFEYLSSPEVQADWHQFSGYLPITQAAYDLGKEQGYYEENPGSEVGLQEITLNPPTENSKGLRFGNYVQIRGIIDEEFEQLLNGSKDAQGALDSVVERGNKLIEEFQAQNQ comes from the coding sequence ATGACCAGATTGTTTACCGCATCCACCGTGGCGCTGATCGCGTCGCTGACGGCCGCGCAGGCCCAGACCGACATCCAGTGGTGGCACGCGATGGGCGGCGAGTTGGGCACCAAGCTCGAAGAGATCGTCAAGGGCTTCAACGAAAGCCAGGACGAATACAATGTCATGCCCTCCTACAAGGGCACCTATCCCGAGACGATGACCGCGGCCATCGCCGCCTTCCGGGCCAAGGAACAGCCGGCCATCGTGCAGGTCTTCGAGGTCGGCACCGGCACCATGATGGCCGCCGAGGGCGCCATCGTTCCGGTCTATCAGCTGATGCAGGATAACGACGTGGCGTTCGATCCGGAAGCCTTCCTGCCGGCGGTCGTGGGTTACTACACCGATACCGATGGCAACATGCTGTCGATGCCGTTCAACAGCTCGACCCCGATCCTGTATTACAACAAGGACGTGTTCGAAAAGGCCGGGCTGGACCCCGAACAGCCGCCCAAGACCTGGGCCGAGATGGAAGAATACTCGAAGAAGATCATCGACAGCGGCGCCGCCAGTTGCGGCTTCACCACGGGGTGGGTCAGCTGGATCCAGACCGAAAATTTCAGCGCCTGGCACAACCAGCCCATCGGCACCGAACAGAACGGCTTTGGCGGGCTGGACGCGCGGCTGACGGTGAACGGGCCGGTGCAGGTCAAGCACTGGAACAACCTGAAGAGATGGGCCGATGAGGGCATCTTCAAATATGGCGGCCCGGTGGGCGGCGACAACGCGCCGCCGATGTTCTACTCGCAGGAATGCGCGATGATCATGAACAGCTCGGCCAGCCGGGCCGGCGTGATCGCGAACGCCCAGGACTTCGAACTGGGCTTCGGCATGCTGCCCTATTACGACGATGTCGAAGGGGCGCCGCAGAACACCATCATCGGCGGTGCGACGCTGTGGGTGCTGTCGGGTCGGCCCGACGCCGAATATGCCGGCGTGGCGAAGTTCTTCGAATATCTCTCCAGCCCCGAGGTGCAGGCCGACTGGCACCAGTTCTCGGGCTATCTGCCGATCACGCAGGCGGCCTATGATCTGGGCAAGGAACAGGGATACTACGAAGAGAACCCCGGTTCCGAGGTCGGGCTTCAGGAAATCACCCTGAATCCGCCGACCGAGAATTCCAAGGGTCTGCGCTTTGGCAACTATGTCCAGATCCGCGGCATCATCGACGAGGAATTCGAACAGCTGCTGAACGGGTCCAAGGACGCGCAGGGCGCGCTGGACAGCGTCGTGGAACGCGGCAACAAGCTGATCGAAGAATTCCAGGCCCAGAACCAGTAG
- a CDS encoding protealysin inhibitor emfourin, which yields MIIEISSSGGFGGIPAAATHKRIDVDQQSPSLREEICSAFEPRDLRQLASRSGNRKAADMLVYRITVRDRQDGAHVYDIREDQLPPEILDLIDQM from the coding sequence ATGATCATTGAAATCTCGTCCAGCGGCGGTTTCGGCGGGATTCCCGCCGCCGCCACGCATAAACGTATCGACGTCGACCAGCAGAGCCCCTCGCTGCGCGAAGAGATCTGCAGCGCGTTCGAACCGCGCGATCTGCGCCAGCTTGCCTCGCGGTCGGGAAACCGCAAGGCGGCGGACATGCTTGTCTATCGCATCACGGTGCGCGACCGGCAGGACGGCGCCCATGTCTATGACATCCGCGAAGACCAGTTGCCGCCCGAGATTCTGGATCTGATCGACCAGATGTAG
- a CDS encoding alpha-D-ribose 1-methylphosphonate 5-triphosphate diphosphatase, with the protein MTETVLTNARLILPERVMNGHIVLRDGKIAELGDGPAHGHDMQGDFVAPGLVELHTDNLERHIRPRPQVDWPHPQAILAHDAELAGTGITTVFDALRVGSIRWRPNYGAYARALSREIDAVRAAGLLRISHHLHLRAEICSETLVEELAQFGPGDRVRLVSIMDHTPGQRQLRDVTLARKFIAARSGMSADEVVDFDRRLRALRADKGPENEKAAFDFARAVGAVVASHDDTTKDHVASSAARGIRLAEFPTTPEAARACRDHGIRIVMGAPNLIRGGSHSGNVDAATLARDDLLDIVSSDYVPAALLNAGLLLARLWDDLPRGVATITATPADAVGLADRGRLAPGLRGDLIRFRVHEDAAVLRGTWVAGARVA; encoded by the coding sequence ATGACCGAGACCGTCCTGACCAATGCGCGGCTGATCCTGCCCGAACGGGTGATGAATGGCCATATCGTCCTGCGCGACGGCAAGATCGCCGAGCTTGGCGACGGTCCGGCACATGGTCACGACATGCAGGGCGATTTCGTGGCACCCGGTCTGGTCGAGCTGCACACCGACAATCTGGAACGCCATATCCGGCCGCGCCCACAGGTGGACTGGCCGCATCCGCAGGCGATCCTGGCCCATGACGCGGAACTGGCCGGCACCGGGATCACCACGGTGTTCGATGCGCTGCGCGTCGGCTCGATCCGGTGGCGGCCGAATTACGGCGCCTATGCACGGGCGCTGAGCCGCGAGATCGACGCGGTGCGCGCGGCCGGTCTGCTGCGGATCAGCCATCATCTGCATCTGCGCGCCGAAATCTGCAGCGAAACCCTGGTCGAGGAACTGGCGCAGTTCGGCCCCGGCGACCGGGTGCGGCTGGTCAGCATCATGGATCACACGCCGGGACAGCGGCAGTTGCGCGATGTGACGCTGGCGCGGAAATTCATCGCCGCCCGGTCGGGGATGAGCGCGGACGAGGTCGTCGATTTCGACCGCCGCCTGCGCGCCCTGCGGGCCGACAAGGGCCCGGAAAACGAGAAGGCGGCCTTCGATTTCGCCCGCGCCGTCGGCGCGGTGGTCGCGAGCCACGATGACACCACCAAAGACCATGTCGCAAGTTCCGCGGCGCGCGGCATCCGCCTGGCGGAGTTTCCGACGACGCCCGAGGCGGCGCGGGCCTGCCGCGATCACGGCATCCGCATCGTCATGGGCGCGCCGAACCTGATCCGCGGCGGGTCCCATTCCGGCAATGTGGACGCCGCGACGCTGGCCCGCGACGATCTGCTGGATATCGTCAGTTCCGATTACGTGCCCGCCGCCCTGCTGAATGCGGGGCTGTTGCTGGCCCGGCTGTGGGACGATCTGCCGCGAGGGGTGGCGACCATCACCGCGACGCCCGCCGATGCGGTGGGGCTGGCCGATCGCGGAAGGCTGGCGCCGGGGCTGCGCGGCGATCTGATCCGGTTCCGGGTGCATGAGGACGCGGCAGTGCTGCGCGGCACATGGGTCGCAGGCGCGCGCGTCGCGTGA
- the mraY gene encoding phospho-N-acetylmuramoyl-pentapeptide-transferase has translation MLYWLSSFSEGGDLFNLFRYITFRAGAAFFTALIFGFIFGRPLIDFLRRTQKKGQPIRDDGPEGHLVKAGTPTMGGLLILSALFVSTLLWARLDNGYVWVVLTVTAGYAAIGFADDYAKISKMNTKGVPGRVRMGLGLALAFIASAWAMWLHPADLTGQLALPVFKNALIDLSLFFIPFAMLVIVGAANAVNLTDGLDGLAIMPVMIAAGTLGVIAYTVGRVDFTTYLGVHHVPGTGEILIFVAALIGGGLGFLWYNAPPAAVFMGDTGSLALGGALGAIAVVTKHEIVLAIVGGLFVVEALSVIIQVLYFKRTGRRVFLMAPIHHHFEKLGWGEAQIVIRFWIISLILALIGLATLKLR, from the coding sequence ATGCTCTATTGGCTGAGCAGCTTTTCCGAAGGGGGCGACCTCTTCAACCTGTTCCGATACATCACCTTTCGCGCCGGCGCGGCGTTCTTCACGGCGCTGATCTTCGGCTTCATTTTCGGGCGGCCGCTGATCGACTTTCTGCGCCGCACCCAGAAAAAGGGTCAGCCGATCCGCGATGACGGGCCGGAAGGCCATCTGGTCAAGGCCGGGACGCCGACGATGGGCGGGCTTCTGATCCTGTCGGCGCTGTTCGTGTCCACGCTGCTGTGGGCGCGGCTGGACAACGGCTATGTCTGGGTCGTCCTGACGGTGACGGCGGGCTATGCGGCGATCGGCTTTGCCGACGACTATGCCAAGATCAGCAAGATGAACACCAAGGGGGTGCCGGGCCGGGTGCGCATGGGGCTGGGGCTGGCGCTGGCCTTCATCGCCTCGGCCTGGGCGATGTGGCTGCATCCCGCCGATCTGACCGGCCAGCTTGCGCTGCCGGTGTTCAAGAACGCGCTGATCGATCTGAGCCTGTTCTTCATCCCCTTCGCCATGCTGGTGATCGTCGGCGCCGCCAACGCGGTCAACCTGACGGACGGGCTGGACGGTCTGGCGATCATGCCGGTGATGATCGCCGCCGGCACGCTGGGGGTCATCGCCTACACCGTCGGGCGGGTCGATTTCACCACCTATCTGGGCGTCCACCACGTCCCCGGCACGGGCGAGATCCTGATCTTCGTCGCAGCCCTGATCGGCGGCGGTCTGGGGTTTCTGTGGTATAACGCGCCGCCGGCGGCGGTCTTCATGGGCGATACCGGCAGCCTTGCCCTGGGCGGCGCTTTGGGCGCCATCGCCGTCGTCACCAAGCACGAGATCGTGCTGGCCATCGTCGGCGGCCTGTTCGTGGTCGAGGCGCTGAGCGTCATCATCCAGGTCCTCTATTTCAAGCGCACCGGCAGGCGCGTCTTCCTGATGGCCCCGATCCACCACCATTTCGAAAAGCTGGGCTGGGGAGAGGCGCAGATCGTCATCCGCTTCTGGATCATCTCGCTGATCCTGGCGCTGATCGGGCTTGCGACCCTGAAGCTGCGCTGA
- the murD gene encoding UDP-N-acetylmuramoyl-L-alanine--D-glutamate ligase: protein MIPVEGVEDQTIAVLGLGRSGRATAAALAAGGAHVIAWDDGNDTREAAAADGLTIVDLTRDEAWHGVTALIASPGIPHLYPRPHPVIAHAYALGVPVDNDIGLFFRSYATPDWDGFDRAPRVIAVTGSNGKSTTTALIHHILQECGRPTQMGGNIGTGVLSLEPAVDGEVVVLELSSYQTDLARALTPDVAVFTNLSPDHLDRHGGPGGYFAAKRRLFAEGGPDRAVIGVDEPEGLFLAGQMQMGPTDDRVIRISSGQKLDGAAWSVFARKGFLAEYRKGRQAGSVDLRQIAGLPGAHNHQNACAAYAACRAVGLAPRQIEAAFHSFAGLPHRSQLVAQIGGVRYVNDSKATNVDAAAKALQAFDGIRWIAGGLGKDGGIGALLPHLDRVAKAYLIGHSARDFALEIGQTPHEIVETMDRAVALAASEAQPGETVLLAPAAASFDQYPNFEKRGEHFTALVHALKTE, encoded by the coding sequence ATGATCCCTGTCGAAGGCGTCGAAGACCAGACCATCGCCGTTCTCGGCCTTGGCCGTTCGGGCCGGGCCACGGCCGCCGCGCTGGCGGCGGGCGGCGCGCATGTGATCGCGTGGGATGACGGCAACGACACGCGCGAGGCCGCCGCAGCCGACGGTCTGACCATCGTCGATCTGACGCGGGACGAGGCCTGGCATGGCGTCACCGCGCTGATCGCCAGCCCCGGCATCCCGCATCTTTATCCGCGCCCGCACCCGGTGATCGCGCACGCCTATGCGCTTGGCGTGCCGGTGGACAACGATATCGGGTTGTTCTTTCGCAGCTATGCCACGCCCGACTGGGACGGGTTCGACCGCGCGCCGCGCGTGATCGCCGTCACCGGATCGAACGGCAAATCCACCACCACCGCGCTGATCCACCACATCCTGCAGGAATGTGGTCGGCCCACGCAGATGGGCGGCAATATCGGCACTGGCGTCCTGTCGCTGGAACCCGCCGTCGATGGCGAGGTCGTGGTGCTGGAACTGTCCAGCTATCAGACCGATCTGGCGCGCGCGCTGACGCCCGATGTCGCCGTCTTCACCAATCTGTCGCCCGATCATCTGGACCGGCATGGCGGACCCGGCGGCTATTTCGCGGCCAAGCGGCGGCTGTTTGCCGAAGGCGGCCCCGATCGCGCCGTGATCGGCGTCGATGAGCCCGAGGGGCTGTTTCTGGCCGGCCAGATGCAGATGGGGCCGACCGACGACCGGGTGATCCGCATCTCGTCGGGGCAAAAGCTGGACGGGGCGGCGTGGTCGGTCTTTGCCCGCAAGGGGTTTCTGGCCGAATACCGCAAGGGGCGGCAGGCGGGGTCCGTCGATCTGCGCCAGATCGCCGGTCTGCCCGGCGCGCATAATCATCAGAACGCCTGCGCCGCCTATGCCGCCTGCCGCGCCGTCGGGCTGGCACCGCGCCAGATCGAGGCCGCGTTTCACAGCTTTGCCGGCCTGCCGCATCGCAGCCAGCTGGTGGCCCAGATCGGCGGCGTGCGATACGTCAACGATTCCAAGGCCACCAATGTCGATGCCGCGGCCAAGGCGTTGCAGGCTTTCGACGGCATCCGCTGGATCGCCGGCGGTCTGGGCAAGGACGGCGGGATCGGCGCGCTGCTGCCCCATCTCGACCGGGTCGCCAAGGCCTATCTGATCGGACATTCGGCACGCGACTTCGCGCTCGAGATCGGCCAGACCCCGCACGAGATCGTCGAGACGATGGACCGCGCCGTGGCCCTGGCCGCGTCCGAGGCGCAGCCGGGCGAGACCGTGCTGCTGGCGCCGGCGGCGGCCAGTTTCGACCAGTATCCGAACTTCGAAAAACGCGGCGAGCATTTCACCGCGCTGGTCCATGCTCTGAAGACAGAGTGA
- a CDS encoding M4 family metallopeptidase: MCFSVCPRGAHHPIECIVPPHMLRVIALRGDERMAEMAKSLLKQSQKLRQEREDHIHPVPAPDDTAPPFGAVAGRGRTRLAAAAACEPDRRVHDGQHRAALPGPLVRSEGDGPCGIADADRMYDAMGEVFGLYADQFDRNSLDGNGLPLIATVNHRRNYNNAFWNGDQMAFGNGDGKLFKTFIDLSVIAHEMTHGVIQYSGGLVYQDQAGALNESIADVFAAIAQQRNLGQTAHEADWIIGGELLGPDINGSGLRSMKAPGTAYHDDLLGQDPQPFHMDNFLSTSDDNGGVHINSGIPNHAFYLFCMLLGGNSWEKPGQIWYRALQDLNNPMASFAEWSDQTVGAAINLYGMGSTEMVMLRRAWKLVGLPT, encoded by the coding sequence ATGTGTTTTTCGGTCTGCCCGCGCGGCGCACACCATCCCATCGAATGCATCGTTCCGCCGCACATGCTGCGGGTGATCGCGCTGCGCGGCGACGAACGTATGGCCGAGATGGCGAAATCCCTGCTGAAACAGTCGCAAAAGCTGCGGCAAGAGCGTGAGGATCACATCCACCCGGTCCCGGCCCCCGACGATACGGCACCGCCGTTCGGCGCGGTGGCGGGGCGCGGTCGCACCCGGCTGGCCGCGGCGGCGGCCTGCGAACCCGACCGCCGGGTCCATGACGGCCAGCACCGGGCCGCCCTGCCCGGCCCGCTTGTCCGGTCCGAGGGCGACGGCCCCTGCGGCATCGCGGATGCCGACCGGATGTATGATGCGATGGGCGAGGTCTTTGGCCTTTACGCCGATCAGTTCGACCGCAACTCGCTGGACGGCAACGGCCTGCCGCTGATCGCGACGGTGAACCACCGCCGCAACTATAACAACGCGTTCTGGAACGGCGACCAGATGGCCTTCGGCAATGGCGACGGCAAGCTGTTCAAGACCTTCATCGATCTGTCGGTGATCGCGCACGAGATGACCCACGGCGTCATCCAGTATTCCGGCGGGCTGGTCTATCAGGATCAGGCGGGGGCGCTGAACGAAAGCATCGCGGACGTGTTCGCCGCCATCGCCCAGCAGCGCAATCTGGGCCAGACCGCGCATGAGGCCGACTGGATCATCGGCGGCGAATTGCTGGGGCCGGACATCAACGGCAGCGGGTTGCGCAGCATGAAGGCGCCCGGCACCGCCTATCACGACGATCTTCTGGGCCAGGACCCGCAGCCGTTCCACATGGACAATTTCCTGTCCACCAGCGACGACAATGGCGGCGTGCACATCAATTCGGGCATCCCCAACCACGCCTTCTATCTGTTCTGCATGCTGTTGGGCGGCAATTCATGGGAAAAACCCGGCCAGATCTGGTATCGCGCCTTGCAGGACCTGAACAATCCGATGGCCAGCTTTGCGGAATGGTCGGATCAGACGGTAGGGGCGGCGATCAATCTTTACGGCATGGGCAGCACGGAGATGGTGATGCTGCGCCGCGCCTGGAAACTGGTGGGCCTGCCGACCTGA